The window ATCGGCCTGCTTAAAGGCCTGAAAAAGCATATCGATTTGCTCATTGGCAATGCCAATGCCGCTGTCAACCACCGATAAATTCAGCTGCCATTGATCGGCCTGCTGATCAAGCTGGTAGCGCAGTTGCACAAAACCACTGGGGGTAAACTTAATTGCATTTGACAGTAGGTTCATGACAATTTGTCTTAACCGATGCGGATCACCAAGCAAGGTGGCGGGAGCCGCCTGCTGGGACGATGATTGCAGGCTCAGTGTTAAACCTTTTTCTTCGGCAGTGAACAGCATGGTTTCAACACATTCATCCAGCACCTTATCTATGGCAAAGGGGATCTGCTCCAGCTGCAGCTGCGCGGCTTCAATTTTTGAGAAATCTAACACATCGTTTAATACTGCTAGCAATGCACGACTTGAATTTTGTGCCACTTGTAAAAAATCGTTATGCGGTATTTGCTGCTTTAATAAATCCAGCATGCCAATCATGCCGTTCAGCGGGGTGCGAATTTCGTGACTCATCATGGCCAAGAATTGACTCTTAGCCTGACTCTCTTGAATCAAGTGCTCCTCATTTTGTTTCAGTTTTGACACCGCCTGACCCAGCTGCTTACGCTGCTGCGTGAAAGTATGTGCTAAGAGACTTAGCCAAAACGATAAAAATAGAAACATCAGCGCATGTAGCGCATCGTTCACCAATACAATTGCGGGGTTATTCAAACTGGCCAGCCAGGCCGTTATAAGCATCGCCAGCACCAATACCATATTATAAGCGATGGCCTGCCAGAAATTGGCAATGGTAAACAGCCCTATGGTTGAGGTAATAGCGATCAAATACATCACATCGCGAAACTCACCCAGATGAAACAGCCAGTAGCAGAAAAAGATAATATTGTTACCGACTAGCAGCCAAATTGACTGAATACTTTGTTTGCGGCTAAAGCGTCGCTTAAATAAGGCGGCGGCGACAATCAGCGCTTCTAGCGTCAGAATATGCAACACGCTGATCAAGAACACCGGTGCGGAAAACGCGGTAAGACCGGCATAGGCAACTAGCAAGATACTCAAAAAGAAGATCAGGTAAATCGGCAGCGTAAAGACTACCGCTCGTAAACTAGCATTGCGGTAATGTGCTGAGGATGGATCAAATGCGGTTCGAGTCATGCTGTCTGACAATGATTAAAAAGCTATTGTCTAAAGCTTGACGATTTTTTGCAACTGGCAAAAAAAAACCACCGCAGACGGTGGTTTTCGGTAAGCACAATCAAATATTATTTGATTTTCGCTTCTTTGTATTCAACGTGCTTACGCACAACTGGGTCGTACTTTTTAATCACCATCTTGTCAGGCGTATTACGCTTGTTTTTATCAGTGGTATAAAAATGACCGGTACCAGCGGTTGATACTAATCGGATTAAT is drawn from Pseudomonadales bacterium and contains these coding sequences:
- a CDS encoding response regulator codes for the protein MTRTAFDPSSAHYRNASLRAVVFTLPIYLIFFLSILLVAYAGLTAFSAPVFLISVLHILTLEALIVAAALFKRRFSRKQSIQSIWLLVGNNIIFFCYWLFHLGEFRDVMYLIAITSTIGLFTIANFWQAIAYNMVLVLAMLITAWLASLNNPAIVLVNDALHALMFLFLSFWLSLLAHTFTQQRKQLGQAVSKLKQNEEHLIQESQAKSQFLAMMSHEIRTPLNGMIGMLDLLKQQIPHNDFLQVAQNSSRALLAVLNDVLDFSKIEAAQLQLEQIPFAIDKVLDECVETMLFTAEEKGLTLSLQSSSQQAAPATLLGDPHRLRQIVMNLLSNAIKFTPSGFVQLRYQLDQQADQWQLNLSVVDSGIGIANEQIDMLFQAFKQADSSTAREYGGTGLGLAISYQLAQMMGGQLSVQSALGQGSSFTLQLPLGTPVSPLEHAELSATETLSLQQVAVVDDNQVNLLTISAMLDQLSIAYQAFQSGAEFLQAYQAGQLFDLVFMDCEMPTLNGYDTVRQLRQLEQQSRLPKLTIVALTANTVKQALDACYEAGMNDILIKPLELEQLRQCLAKYNGQRQPLDSPKA
- the rpmG gene encoding 50S ribosomal protein L33, whose amino-acid sequence is MAKKGARELIRLVSTAGTGHFYTTDKNKRNTPDKMVIKKYDPVVRKHVEYKEAKIK